A region of Lentimicrobiaceae bacterium DNA encodes the following proteins:
- a CDS encoding DUF364 domain-containing protein: MMIDEINQHLFENYADYLSGLTIAGVSVGLFMAAVQLSDGSIGIASAEADQQIHCSKKDRDFGEFTPLRILGRNVSDLLQSPKQTSLVRTLKVAVLNAISSELLKSERYQVLSNTDPVDLLDLSGLKTITIVGAFQSYVRKIAATRNHLHVLELNEQALMPEHRRYFVRAGEYAKVLPDSDMVIITGLTLVNNSLGHLLASCNKNSTIIVTGPSSSVLPDVLFKHNVSMLGGTRIIKPELVMPLIEQGAAGYHLFEYCAEKICVLNKS; the protein is encoded by the coding sequence TGAAAATTACGCTGATTATCTTTCAGGACTTACCATAGCCGGCGTGAGTGTCGGACTGTTTATGGCTGCTGTGCAGTTATCGGATGGCTCAATAGGCATTGCCAGTGCAGAAGCCGACCAACAGATTCATTGTTCAAAGAAAGACCGAGATTTTGGCGAATTTACGCCTCTCCGTATCTTAGGCCGGAATGTGAGCGATTTGCTTCAAAGTCCAAAGCAAACATCTTTAGTTCGGACTTTAAAGGTGGCAGTTTTAAACGCTATTTCTTCCGAGCTGCTGAAGAGTGAGCGTTACCAAGTGCTTAGCAATACCGATCCGGTTGACTTGCTTGACCTGAGCGGGCTAAAAACCATTACAATTGTAGGGGCTTTTCAGAGCTATGTCAGGAAAATTGCTGCAACCCGTAACCATCTGCATGTGCTTGAGCTGAACGAACAGGCTCTGATGCCTGAACATCGCCGGTATTTTGTACGTGCCGGTGAGTATGCTAAGGTATTGCCTGATTCTGATATGGTGATAATCACAGGACTTACACTGGTTAACAATTCACTCGGTCATCTGCTTGCCAGTTGCAATAAAAATTCAACAATTATTGTTACAGGTCCTTCGAGCAGTGTCCTACCTGATGTGCTTTTTAAGCATAATGTAAGCATGTTGGGTGGAACCCGGATTATCAAACCTGAGTTGGTAATGCCCTTGATTGAACAGGGGGCTGCAGGCTATCATCTGTTTGAGTATTGTGCTGAAAAAATCTGTGTGTTGAACAAAAGTTAA
- a CDS encoding glycoside hydrolase family 92 protein → MKHLLFSLLVISSYIVQAQQAIDYVNPFTGTDHMGHTFPGATVPFGMVQLSPDTDTISYSTGQGYNKEVYAYCAGYQYNDKTICGFSHTHFSGTGHSDLGDFLLMPTTGKLKLNPGTKDNPDSGYRSRFSHEKEKASPGYYSVILDDYNIQAELTATARAGFHQYTYEKSGETNLILDLTAGIYNYPGKNIWQFIRVENDTLITGYRQTRGWARTRTIYFAMVLSKPISNYGYENEEPLLYRGFYRKFNEKENFPEMAGKNIKAWFRFSMQAGEQLKVKFAISGVSTEGALHNLQAEIPGFDFDEIRLAAAGLWNKELAKIQVSGTEALKQNFYTSLYHAFLSPTIYMDADGKYRGLDQNIHQSKDFTNYSTFSLWDTYRALHPLFTIIEQERTSDMINSMLAHRRQSVHGILPVWSHQANENWCMTGYHAVSVIADAYVKGISGFDAAEALEAMDASATYALYDGLGDYIGYGYAPADLTSNAASKTLEYAYDDWCIAQMAQKSGHRGLAGIYNRRARSFEQIYDSTSGFMRPKLSDGSWQKDFDPLKTEGQGFIEGNAWNYSLYVPHDPAKLIEWAGGNTQMAAHLDSLFTMQLDEKHIEESEDIDKRGIIGNYVHGNEPSHHIPYLYNYAGEPWKTQQRVHQIMDNLYAPEPGGLPGNDDCGQMSAWYIFSALGFYPVCPGSNEYALGSPSVNEAILHLENGRKFTIRTKNLTKENIYIKRIFLNGKPYTRLYITHEDLMAGGDLLFEMSKIPNKRRIAQENLSGKF, encoded by the coding sequence ATGAAACACCTTCTTTTTTCTTTGCTTGTAATATCCAGCTATATAGTTCAGGCGCAGCAAGCCATTGATTATGTAAACCCGTTTACTGGCACTGATCACATGGGGCATACTTTCCCCGGAGCAACAGTCCCTTTCGGGATGGTTCAACTCAGCCCCGATACCGATACCATTTCTTACTCAACAGGCCAGGGATACAACAAAGAAGTTTACGCTTATTGTGCTGGCTATCAGTATAATGATAAAACAATCTGCGGATTCAGCCACACTCATTTTTCGGGAACCGGCCATAGCGATCTCGGTGATTTTCTTTTGATGCCAACCACTGGCAAATTGAAGCTTAACCCGGGAACAAAAGACAACCCTGACAGCGGATACAGAAGCCGGTTTTCGCATGAAAAGGAAAAAGCCTCACCGGGATACTATTCAGTAATACTGGACGATTATAACATTCAGGCTGAACTTACCGCTACTGCCAGAGCAGGATTTCACCAATATACTTATGAAAAATCAGGTGAAACAAATCTTATACTGGACTTGACAGCCGGTATATACAATTACCCGGGTAAAAACATCTGGCAATTCATACGTGTTGAAAATGACACATTGATAACCGGTTACCGGCAAACCCGCGGCTGGGCAAGAACACGGACCATTTATTTTGCCATGGTTTTATCGAAACCCATCAGCAACTATGGCTACGAAAATGAAGAGCCTCTTTTATACCGGGGTTTTTATCGTAAGTTCAATGAAAAGGAAAACTTTCCCGAAATGGCAGGTAAAAACATCAAAGCCTGGTTTCGGTTTTCAATGCAGGCCGGTGAACAGCTCAAAGTTAAGTTTGCCATTTCAGGAGTAAGTACCGAAGGGGCTTTGCACAATCTGCAGGCTGAAATTCCGGGTTTCGACTTTGACGAAATAAGACTGGCGGCTGCCGGATTATGGAATAAAGAGCTGGCTAAAATACAGGTATCGGGAACAGAAGCCCTCAAACAAAATTTCTACACCAGTCTTTACCATGCGTTTTTATCGCCAACAATATACATGGATGCAGATGGGAAATACCGCGGGCTGGATCAAAACATACATCAAAGCAAGGATTTTACAAACTACTCAACTTTTTCACTTTGGGATACATACAGGGCATTACACCCCCTATTCACAATAATTGAGCAAGAGCGAACATCAGATATGATAAATTCCATGCTGGCACACCGCAGGCAAAGTGTCCATGGAATCCTTCCGGTTTGGTCACATCAGGCTAATGAAAACTGGTGTATGACCGGCTACCATGCCGTTTCTGTAATTGCCGATGCATATGTAAAAGGAATTAGCGGTTTTGATGCAGCTGAAGCGCTCGAAGCAATGGATGCAAGTGCAACCTATGCTCTGTATGATGGGTTAGGCGACTATATCGGATATGGTTATGCTCCGGCTGACCTGACATCCAATGCGGCATCGAAAACTCTTGAATACGCTTACGACGACTGGTGCATTGCTCAAATGGCCCAAAAATCAGGACACAGAGGACTTGCCGGCATTTATAACCGCCGGGCCCGCTCTTTTGAGCAAATTTATGACAGCACAAGTGGCTTTATGCGGCCAAAACTTTCAGATGGGTCATGGCAGAAAGATTTTGACCCGCTAAAAACCGAAGGTCAAGGATTTATTGAAGGCAATGCCTGGAATTATTCGCTTTATGTACCTCATGACCCGGCAAAGCTGATTGAATGGGCCGGAGGGAACACACAAATGGCTGCCCATCTTGACTCACTGTTTACCATGCAGCTTGACGAGAAGCATATTGAAGAGTCAGAGGATATTGACAAACGCGGTATTATTGGAAATTATGTACATGGCAATGAACCCAGTCATCACATTCCTTACTTATACAACTATGCCGGCGAGCCATGGAAAACCCAGCAGCGGGTTCACCAGATAATGGACAATCTCTATGCTCCTGAGCCAGGAGGGCTTCCCGGAAACGATGACTGCGGCCAGATGTCGGCCTGGTATATTTTCAGTGCTTTGGGATTTTATCCTGTATGCCCCGGAAGTAATGAGTATGCATTGGGCAGCCCTTCGGTGAACGAAGCGATCCTGCACCTTGAAAATGGCCGGAAATTCACCATTCGCACCAAAAATCTGACCAAAGAAAACATTTACATAAAGCGTATTTTCTTAAACGGGAAACCATACACCAGACTCTACATCACGCATGAGGACTTAATGGCCGGAGGCGATTTGTTATTTGAGATGAGCAAAATCCCAAATAAGAGAAGAATTGCGCAGGAAAATCTGTCGGGAAAATTCTGA
- a CDS encoding FAD-dependent oxidoreductase — protein MAKVVVLGAGIAGHTAAAFLRKKLGKQHEVVVVTPNSYYQWIPSNIWVGVGRMTVDQVRFKLEPLYKRWGIDFRQARALSIHPEGDAESARPFVTIEYTTQEKKSQTDKVDYDFLVNATGPKLNFDATEGLGPGKNSVSVCSYDHAAHAWEKLQESFAKMENGEKQRFVIGTGHPMATCQGAAFEYILNVAFEIRKRKLDHLAEITWLTNEYELGDFGMGGAYIKRGGYITSTRVFAESFLGENGIKWVKRAGVKKVEAGVIHYETLDGEENKIDFDFSMLIPAFAGVGIKAFDKTGADISSVLFAPNGLMKVDADYTPKPFDDWSAADWPETYQSPAYHNIYAPGIAFAPPHAISKPMTSKNGTAIFPSPPRTGMPSGVMGKIVAENIINEIKTGKQEFKHRASMGKMGAACIVSAGYGMRRGAAATMTVHPIVPDWEKYPEYGRDIKYTMGEAGLAGHWMKWFMHYMFLHKAKGYPFWWLLPE, from the coding sequence ATGGCAAAAGTAGTTGTATTGGGCGCTGGTATTGCAGGTCATACCGCAGCCGCATTTTTACGCAAAAAACTGGGGAAGCAGCACGAAGTGGTTGTTGTTACACCCAACTCTTATTATCAATGGATACCTTCAAACATTTGGGTTGGGGTTGGCAGAATGACCGTTGATCAGGTCAGGTTTAAACTGGAGCCTTTATACAAACGATGGGGCATTGATTTCAGGCAGGCCAGGGCTTTGAGTATTCATCCGGAAGGAGATGCCGAATCGGCCAGGCCTTTTGTCACTATTGAATATACAACTCAGGAAAAGAAATCGCAGACCGATAAGGTAGATTACGATTTTTTGGTAAATGCGACAGGCCCTAAACTTAATTTTGATGCAACCGAAGGTCTGGGCCCCGGTAAGAATTCTGTTTCTGTTTGCTCTTACGATCATGCAGCTCATGCATGGGAAAAACTGCAGGAGTCATTTGCAAAAATGGAAAATGGTGAAAAACAACGTTTTGTAATAGGTACCGGTCATCCTATGGCTACCTGTCAGGGCGCAGCATTTGAGTATATTCTGAATGTAGCTTTTGAAATCAGAAAACGAAAGCTTGACCATCTTGCCGAAATAACATGGTTAACCAATGAATATGAACTTGGCGATTTTGGTATGGGAGGTGCCTATATAAAAAGAGGAGGATATATCACTTCTACCCGTGTATTTGCTGAGTCGTTTCTTGGCGAAAACGGCATTAAGTGGGTTAAACGAGCTGGTGTGAAAAAGGTGGAAGCAGGTGTTATTCATTATGAAACCCTGGATGGAGAGGAAAATAAGATCGATTTTGATTTTTCGATGCTGATTCCAGCCTTTGCAGGGGTAGGTATCAAAGCTTTTGACAAAACCGGGGCCGATATTTCATCGGTGCTTTTTGCTCCTAATGGCCTTATGAAAGTAGATGCAGATTACACCCCCAAACCGTTCGATGACTGGAGCGCTGCTGATTGGCCTGAAACTTATCAAAGCCCGGCATATCATAATATTTATGCACCAGGCATTGCTTTTGCTCCGCCTCATGCCATTTCAAAGCCAATGACCAGTAAAAACGGAACTGCCATTTTCCCTTCACCTCCGCGAACCGGTATGCCTTCAGGAGTAATGGGTAAAATTGTGGCTGAAAATATTATCAATGAAATTAAAACCGGAAAACAGGAGTTTAAACACAGGGCAAGTATGGGCAAAATGGGTGCAGCCTGTATTGTTTCTGCCGGTTATGGCATGCGCCGGGGTGCTGCAGCTACCATGACTGTGCATCCGATTGTGCCTGATTGGGAGAAATATCCTGAATATGGCCGTGATATTAAATATACCATGGGCGAAGCCGGTTTGGCCGGCCACTGGATGAAATGGTTTATGCATTATATGTTTTTGCATAAAGCCAAAGGCTATCCATTTTGGTGGCTGCTGCCTGAATAG
- the polA gene encoding DNA polymerase I has product MSNPPKKLFLLDAMALIYRAYYALNKNPRINSKGLNTSAVLGFANSLYDVIKNEKPTHIGVAFDTQAPTVRHEGFAEYKANREAMPEDIASAIPYIKRLIKAFNIPILAVDGFEADDVIGTLATEAGKTGFQVFMMTPDKDFGQLVNENVWQYKPGKPGEKPVVMGIREVCEKFGVKRTEQVIDMLGLWGDASDNIPGIPGVGEVTARKLLEEYDTIENLIAHADKIEKASMREKVKTYAEQALMSKQLATIILDVPISFNPDALLLTSPDVAELKQLLEELEFRTFAKRVFTDISLAEAGADFTGAASSSSTPDLFSAMGEILPVESDVRTIENTPHTYHLVDTIEKRAALISRLKTAGAFCFDTETTGLDVNNVELVGMSFCIEPFEAWYVPVPDNYAQALEIVKEFSPLLEDQSIEKTGQNLKFDIAVLSWYDTRVNGPMFDTMLAHYLVEPDLRHNMDYLSLTYLNYQPVSIESLIGKKGKNQKNMRQVELESIKEYAAEDADITLQLRQKLEPMLEQTATRQLFDEIEVPLVKVLASMEAEGIKIDTQNLNTYSAGLETEIRQVENEIYQHAGERFNIASPKQLGEVLFDRMRLSENPKQTKTKQHSTGEEILQKLIHKHPIVQLILDYRSLTKLKSTYVDTLPLLVNPRTGRVHSSFNQAVAATGRLSSNNPNLQNIPIRTERGREIRKAFIPRNEEFTLLSADYSQIELRIIAHMSKDEAMQEAFRQGLDIHTATAARIYNTSIEEVSRDMRRNAKTVNFGIIYGISAFGLSEQLAIPRREAADIISQYFDRFPGIRQYMDDTIAFAKANGYVETLKKRRRYLRDINSNNAIVRGFAERNAINAPIQGSSADMIKIAMINIHNEFTQKNLKSKMILQVHDELVFDIYKPELEMVKPIIEKLMKSALELDVPVEVEMSTGNNWLEAH; this is encoded by the coding sequence ATGTCAAATCCCCCAAAAAAGCTATTCCTTTTAGATGCCATGGCACTGATTTACAGAGCCTATTATGCTCTCAATAAAAATCCGCGCATCAACTCAAAAGGACTCAACACCTCTGCTGTTCTGGGATTTGCCAATTCGCTTTATGATGTCATAAAAAACGAGAAACCCACGCATATTGGCGTGGCCTTCGACACACAGGCTCCTACAGTAAGGCACGAGGGATTTGCCGAATACAAAGCAAACCGCGAAGCCATGCCTGAAGATATTGCCTCTGCCATACCATATATTAAAAGGCTGATTAAAGCCTTTAACATTCCTATACTGGCAGTTGATGGCTTTGAAGCCGATGACGTCATCGGCACATTGGCCACTGAAGCAGGTAAAACAGGGTTTCAAGTATTTATGATGACACCCGATAAGGACTTCGGGCAACTTGTAAATGAAAATGTATGGCAATATAAGCCTGGCAAACCCGGTGAAAAACCAGTCGTTATGGGCATCAGGGAAGTTTGCGAAAAATTTGGTGTAAAACGGACCGAACAGGTCATTGATATGTTAGGTCTCTGGGGCGATGCTTCTGACAATATCCCCGGCATTCCCGGGGTTGGAGAGGTAACCGCCCGCAAGTTACTTGAAGAGTATGATACAATAGAAAACCTGATTGCCCATGCCGATAAAATTGAAAAGGCATCAATGCGCGAAAAAGTAAAAACTTACGCAGAACAGGCACTCATGTCCAAGCAACTGGCCACTATCATCCTTGATGTGCCCATTAGCTTTAACCCTGATGCATTATTACTCACAAGCCCTGATGTTGCTGAACTTAAGCAACTGCTCGAAGAGTTGGAGTTTCGCACATTTGCAAAAAGAGTCTTTACAGATATTTCATTGGCAGAAGCCGGAGCTGACTTTACCGGAGCTGCTTCATCATCCTCAACACCTGATTTATTCAGTGCAATGGGAGAAATACTGCCTGTTGAATCAGATGTGAGAACCATTGAGAACACGCCTCATACATACCACCTGGTTGACACCATTGAAAAAAGGGCAGCACTTATCAGCCGGCTTAAAACCGCCGGAGCATTCTGCTTCGACACAGAAACCACAGGATTGGATGTTAACAATGTAGAGCTGGTCGGAATGTCTTTCTGTATTGAGCCTTTCGAGGCATGGTATGTGCCTGTTCCAGATAATTATGCTCAGGCTCTTGAGATTGTAAAAGAATTTTCACCTTTACTTGAAGACCAGTCCATCGAAAAAACAGGGCAAAATCTCAAGTTTGACATTGCAGTGCTGAGCTGGTACGATACCCGCGTGAATGGCCCCATGTTTGACACTATGCTTGCCCATTATCTGGTCGAACCTGATTTGCGGCATAATATGGATTACCTTTCGCTTACCTACCTTAATTACCAACCGGTTTCTATTGAAAGTCTGATTGGGAAGAAAGGGAAGAACCAAAAAAATATGCGTCAGGTAGAATTGGAAAGCATCAAAGAATATGCTGCAGAAGATGCAGATATCACGCTCCAGCTCCGCCAAAAACTGGAGCCAATGCTCGAACAAACAGCTACACGACAGCTTTTTGATGAAATTGAAGTTCCGCTGGTAAAAGTGCTGGCATCAATGGAAGCCGAAGGAATAAAAATTGATACACAAAACCTGAACACATACTCTGCCGGTCTTGAAACTGAAATCAGACAGGTTGAAAATGAAATTTACCAACATGCCGGAGAACGTTTTAACATTGCTTCACCCAAACAATTAGGTGAGGTATTGTTTGACCGCATGCGTTTATCAGAAAACCCCAAACAGACCAAAACCAAGCAGCATTCAACCGGCGAGGAAATTCTTCAGAAACTTATTCATAAACATCCAATTGTTCAGTTAATCCTTGATTATCGTTCGCTCACAAAACTTAAGTCAACTTATGTTGATACTTTACCCTTGTTGGTGAATCCGCGCACGGGAAGAGTACATTCATCATTTAATCAGGCAGTGGCCGCCACAGGCCGTCTCAGTTCCAACAATCCTAATCTGCAAAATATACCTATCCGTACTGAACGGGGCAGAGAAATCAGAAAGGCATTTATTCCCAGAAATGAAGAATTTACCTTGCTATCGGCTGATTACTCGCAAATTGAATTGAGAATCATCGCTCATATGAGCAAAGACGAAGCAATGCAGGAAGCTTTCAGGCAAGGACTTGACATTCACACTGCTACGGCAGCCCGCATATACAATACAAGTATCGAAGAAGTAAGCAGAGACATGCGCCGAAACGCCAAAACGGTTAACTTTGGAATTATATACGGCATTTCTGCATTCGGGCTTTCAGAGCAACTGGCCATTCCTCGCCGCGAAGCAGCTGATATCATCAGCCAATACTTTGACCGGTTTCCCGGAATAAGACAATACATGGACGATACCATCGCTTTTGCAAAAGCAAACGGCTATGTTGAAACATTGAAAAAACGCCGTCGCTATTTGCGCGACATCAACTCGAACAATGCCATTGTCAGGGGATTTGCCGAGCGAAATGCCATCAACGCGCCTATTCAGGGCTCATCAGCCGATATGATTAAAATTGCCATGATTAACATTCACAACGAGTTTACACAAAAAAACCTGAAGTCAAAAATGATACTTCAGGTTCATGATGAACTGGTGTTTGATATTTACAAGCCGGAACTTGAAATGGTAAAGCCTATCATCGAAAAGCTGATGAAATCAGCCCTTGAGCTCGATGTGCCGGTTGAAGTTGAAATGAGCACCGGGAATAACTGGCTGGAAGCTCACTGA
- a CDS encoding AtpZ/AtpI family protein produces MANYARYSALAVQMGVLIAVGAFGGYLTDEWLNLGIPIFTILFSLIAVAGSIWLLIKEITDINK; encoded by the coding sequence ATGGCCAATTACGCCAGGTATTCAGCCCTGGCTGTACAAATGGGTGTGCTGATTGCCGTGGGTGCGTTTGGCGGTTATCTTACCGATGAATGGTTAAATCTGGGTATACCCATTTTTACAATCCTTTTCTCTCTTATTGCTGTTGCCGGATCAATCTGGTTGCTTATTAAAGAAATAACTGACATCAATAAATAA
- a CDS encoding polymer-forming cytoskeletal protein, translated as MAKNTIPEPPSSANLIQSGTFITGDIQSNGNIRIDGSLNGNVEAGGKVILGSTGSIEGEIKCINADIEGRASGTIIVKELLSLKATAVVSGEIYTSKLAIEPGAKFNGSCSMDNQNQQEAPIMYAEKPQEA; from the coding sequence ATGGCCAAGAACACAATACCCGAGCCTCCATCATCAGCCAACCTGATTCAATCAGGAACATTTATTACCGGCGACATACAATCAAATGGAAATATAAGAATCGATGGTTCATTAAATGGCAATGTTGAAGCCGGAGGAAAAGTAATTTTAGGCTCTACCGGCTCCATAGAAGGTGAAATTAAATGTATCAATGCTGATATCGAAGGCCGGGCCTCCGGAACGATTATCGTAAAAGAACTTCTTTCACTTAAAGCCACCGCCGTTGTGTCAGGTGAAATATACACCAGCAAACTGGCCATAGAACCGGGCGCAAAATTTAATGGTTCATGCAGCATGGACAATCAGAACCAACAGGAAGCGCCGATAATGTATGCCGAAAAACCACAGGAAGCATAA
- a CDS encoding tetratricopeptide repeat protein: protein MTANLIKPRTIFLWAFASLLLVTACSTKKNTFTRRAYHNLTAHYNAYWNGNESLKDGISELRKSARDNYTSVLPVYNFGTQSNAQAINPNMDRAIEKASKVIQRHSMVFDKKEHVRWVIYSYMLIGKANFYKQDYNAARRAFEYVSRQYSDEPVKYEAMLWMGRTYKQLKQYDKAITTYDLISSESVGQLLPWIVRKDLPLAYADMFIAQGKYGQAREFLEKAIPLNSNGKLRTRINFILGQIYQKEGKDNRSGEYYTKVIKGSASFEMAFNARINLARVYNANSGDKRLIVKELEKMLRDAKNKDFNDQIYFALAEIALKDKNDTLEVQYLRKSVASSVSNDYQKSTSSLRLADKYFKRPDYRLAQAYYDSAMMFLPKDFPDYEKIAEKTDILTRLVINLQTIHVQDSLQNLAGMPEAERNKIIDKAIAEYIKKEEEAKRKEEEEKLAMMSGVGLQGRQIVDPTKGTTSVGGGGWYFYNPSAISMGFSEFTRKWGRRRLEDNWRLSNKREVNIEPIADESGESPADSTQTASEGGKGSSDMKNRATYLKDLPTTPEKLTASNGLIADGLFNSGIIFLEELFDKPKAIESFHQLITRFPEDKNALQANYHLYRAFRDMGDSTRMSYHKDLIIQNFPESDYAKILIDPNYNVELEAIRNRVKSLYEETYVAFERKQFRTAIIYSNEALSKYTDVNLMPKFAFIRALSRGKTENADTMKAELTRLIALYPASDVVDMARRLLGPVSPDGSITALKEGESNSSNGQAEAKPLDYSMYKVNTTATHFYALVVDGSAVNVYGTKVRITDFNTKNYSVDNLQVNSVLLDNNRQMITISSFGDLDKAKRYFNGIKEDKYVFSGIKEGTFVQFLISAENYPVFFKEKNTDAYLQFFNKNYLKD, encoded by the coding sequence TTGACTGCAAATTTAATTAAACCCCGTACAATATTTCTTTGGGCATTCGCAAGCCTTTTGTTGGTAACAGCCTGTTCAACCAAGAAGAATACATTTACCAGAAGAGCTTATCATAACCTTACAGCGCATTATAATGCATACTGGAACGGAAATGAAAGCCTTAAAGATGGTATATCTGAACTCAGAAAAAGTGCCCGCGATAATTACACATCGGTTTTGCCGGTTTATAATTTCGGCACACAAAGCAATGCCCAGGCCATCAATCCAAATATGGACAGAGCTATTGAAAAAGCCTCAAAGGTCATTCAGCGTCATTCCATGGTTTTCGACAAGAAGGAACATGTGAGATGGGTGATATACAGCTATATGCTGATAGGGAAAGCCAATTTTTACAAACAGGATTACAATGCAGCCCGCAGAGCCTTTGAATATGTTAGCCGTCAATATAGCGACGAGCCCGTTAAATACGAAGCCATGCTCTGGATGGGACGCACCTATAAACAGTTGAAGCAATACGACAAGGCCATCACTACTTATGATCTGATCTCTTCTGAATCTGTCGGGCAATTACTTCCCTGGATTGTTCGCAAAGATTTACCCCTTGCTTATGCTGATATGTTTATTGCACAGGGAAAATATGGACAAGCCCGCGAATTTCTTGAAAAAGCCATACCTCTTAACTCAAACGGAAAACTCCGCACACGCATTAACTTTATCCTGGGCCAGATTTATCAAAAGGAAGGTAAGGACAACCGTTCAGGCGAATATTATACAAAGGTGATTAAAGGTTCGGCTTCTTTTGAAATGGCTTTTAATGCCCGCATCAACCTGGCAAGAGTTTACAATGCCAACAGCGGCGATAAAAGGCTCATTGTTAAGGAACTCGAAAAAATGCTGCGAGACGCCAAAAACAAGGATTTTAACGATCAGATTTATTTTGCCCTGGCCGAAATCGCATTGAAAGACAAAAACGACACTCTCGAAGTTCAATACCTTCGCAAGTCAGTTGCCAGCAGTGTTTCAAATGACTACCAAAAGTCAACCTCTTCGCTCAGGCTGGCCGATAAATATTTTAAAAGGCCTGATTACAGGCTGGCGCAGGCCTATTACGACAGTGCCATGATGTTTCTGCCTAAAGACTTTCCGGACTACGAAAAAATTGCAGAAAAAACCGACATCCTCACCCGACTGGTGATCAACCTGCAAACAATCCATGTGCAGGATAGTTTGCAAAACCTTGCCGGAATGCCTGAAGCAGAAAGAAATAAAATAATTGACAAGGCAATTGCCGAATACATCAAAAAAGAAGAAGAAGCTAAAAGAAAAGAAGAAGAGGAAAAGCTCGCAATGATGTCAGGCGTAGGACTTCAGGGCCGGCAAATTGTTGATCCGACCAAAGGTACTACATCAGTTGGCGGAGGTGGTTGGTATTTTTACAACCCATCAGCTATCAGCATGGGCTTCAGCGAGTTTACGCGCAAATGGGGCAGAAGAAGGCTGGAAGACAACTGGCGTCTGAGCAACAAGCGAGAGGTGAATATCGAACCAATTGCTGATGAATCGGGAGAATCTCCGGCTGATTCAACGCAAACAGCATCCGAAGGAGGCAAAGGCAGCTCAGACATGAAAAACCGCGCTACCTACCTGAAAGACTTACCTACAACTCCTGAAAAATTAACGGCCAGTAATGGTTTAATTGCTGACGGGCTGTTTAATTCAGGCATTATTTTCCTGGAAGAGCTGTTTGACAAACCTAAAGCAATCGAGTCGTTTCACCAGTTGATTACCAGGTTTCCTGAAGACAAAAACGCTCTTCAGGCCAATTATCATTTATACCGTGCCTTTCGTGATATGGGCGACTCAACAAGAATGTCATATCACAAAGATCTGATTATTCAGAACTTTCCGGAGAGCGATTATGCAAAAATACTGATTGACCCGAATTATAATGTTGAGCTGGAAGCCATCCGCAACAGGGTAAAATCATTATATGAAGAAACATATGTTGCCTTTGAAAGAAAGCAATTCAGAACAGCCATCATATACAGCAACGAAGCACTCTCAAAATACACCGATGTAAATCTGATGCCTAAATTCGCTTTCATCAGAGCTCTTTCGCGCGGGAAAACCGAAAATGCTGATACCATGAAAGCGGAACTTACAAGGTTAATAGCGCTTTACCCTGCAAGCGATGTAGTTGACATGGCACGCAGATTACTTGGGCCTGTTAGCCCCGATGGCAGCATAACAGCATTGAAAGAAGGAGAAAGCAACTCCTCAAATGGTCAGGCCGAAGCAAAGCCCCTTGATTACTCTATGTATAAAGTAAACACAACTGCCACCCATTTTTATGCCCTGGTGGTGGATGGGTCTGCTGTTAATGTTTATGGAACCAAAGTCAGAATTACTGATTTTAATACAAAAAATTACAGCGTTGACAACCTACAGGTCAACAGTGTATTACTTGACAACAACCGGCAAATGATAACCATCAGCAGCTTCGGCGATCTGGACAAAGCGAAGCGCTATTTTAATGGAATAAAGGAAGACAAATATGTATTTTCAGGCATAAAAGAAGGTACATTTGTACAGTTCCTTATTTCTGCTGAAAACTATCCGGTTTTCTTTAAAGAAAAAAACACGGATGCATACCTGCAGTTTTTCAATAAAAACTATTTGAAAGATTAA